A genomic window from Maridesulfovibrio sp. includes:
- the gpt gene encoding xanthine phosphoribosyltransferase yields MSKADRYRKMYPISWEQLHRDCRALSWRLLEKGPFEGILAITRGGLVPAAILARELEIRLIDTVCISTYDWKTQEKKATVLKDFKGDGEGWLLVDDLVDTGGTARLVREMVPKAHFATVYAKPEGRPLVDTFITEVSQDTWILFPWDSETQFAQPIVKVSQENNS; encoded by the coding sequence TTGTCCAAGGCAGACAGATATAGGAAAATGTACCCCATTTCTTGGGAACAGTTACACCGGGATTGCAGAGCTTTGTCCTGGAGATTGCTGGAGAAAGGGCCTTTTGAAGGTATTCTGGCCATTACCCGGGGCGGGTTGGTGCCTGCGGCGATCCTTGCTCGTGAGTTGGAGATAAGACTTATCGACACCGTGTGCATTTCCACATATGATTGGAAAACTCAGGAAAAGAAAGCCACAGTGCTTAAAGATTTCAAAGGCGACGGCGAAGGCTGGTTACTGGTTGATGATCTGGTAGATACCGGCGGCACAGCCAGATTAGTTCGCGAAATGGTGCCCAAGGCTCATTTTGCCACTGTTTACGCCAAGCCTGAAGGCCGTCCGCTGGTGGATACCTTCATCACAGAAGTAAGTCAGGATACCTGGATCCTTTTCCCGTGGGATAGTGAGACCCAGTTCGCACAGCCCATTGTGAAAGTTTCTCAGGAAAATAATAGTTAA
- a CDS encoding GGDEF domain-containing protein, with protein MRFQDADRLRYKITLPLIFFLAMAALYLFHTLLIERKNFTDTQSLLISLHATAGEIMTNPDSMGTDSASGSFSAILETLRNYPKENRLFKLLNNENSTLFFAADNFLRAVKSGNQEAMNKTMRKLASSLGMVFSDISKASNKNHINLIKYEYVFLFLICILTVLHYYLVDYPMREELKRCARDKEASKSTIKKLAERDTLTNLPGRMKFYEESERSVSSAHRYGSELAYIKMDINEFKAINQKYGQKAGDRILAGFARVVRKNLRRPDRFFRVGGDKFIIIAPHTSVSNAESLTEKINKIITQTKSLKVVPFLINTGIAMCDHDDTSESLLKKLDIALTESKKCGPGVVYTHPESAKPTE; from the coding sequence ATGAGATTTCAGGATGCTGACCGACTGCGCTATAAAATAACCCTGCCCCTCATCTTTTTTCTGGCAATGGCGGCACTATATTTATTCCATACCCTACTCATCGAACGCAAAAATTTTACAGACACACAATCGTTGCTGATTTCGCTGCATGCTACAGCCGGGGAGATCATGACCAACCCAGATTCTATGGGAACCGACTCCGCCAGCGGCTCTTTCAGCGCGATCTTAGAAACTTTGCGAAATTATCCAAAAGAGAACAGATTGTTTAAACTGCTGAACAATGAAAATTCCACCCTTTTCTTTGCAGCCGACAATTTTCTAAGGGCCGTTAAATCAGGTAATCAAGAAGCCATGAACAAGACCATGCGCAAACTGGCGTCATCTCTTGGTATGGTATTCTCTGATATTAGCAAGGCTTCAAATAAGAATCATATAAACCTGATTAAATATGAATATGTGTTTCTTTTTTTGATCTGTATTCTTACTGTGCTTCATTATTATCTCGTGGATTATCCAATGCGTGAAGAATTAAAACGCTGCGCACGGGACAAGGAAGCCAGCAAATCAACTATCAAAAAACTAGCGGAACGGGATACTCTGACCAACCTTCCTGGCAGGATGAAATTTTACGAAGAATCTGAAAGATCTGTTTCCTCAGCACACAGGTACGGCTCCGAACTGGCATACATTAAAATGGATATTAATGAGTTTAAAGCCATAAACCAAAAGTACGGTCAAAAGGCAGGCGACAGGATTCTGGCCGGATTTGCACGTGTTGTCCGCAAAAATCTCAGACGCCCTGACAGATTCTTCCGTGTCGGCGGCGATAAATTCATCATTATCGCCCCGCACACCAGCGTTTCCAACGCCGAGAGTCTTACCGAAAAAATAAACAAAATAATAACGCAAACCAAAAGTCTGAAAGTCGTTCCTTTTCTAATCAATACTGGAATCGCCATGTGCGACCATGATGATACCTCAGAGAGTCTTCTAAAAAAATTGGACATCGCTTTGACTGAATCCAAAAAATGCGGTCCCGGTGTTGTATATACCCATCCTGAATCTGCAAAACCAACAGAGTAA
- a CDS encoding S9 family peptidase, protein MKKINRTFVAIFAAALFLGLTGCSSLKTSSDSVTDNTIQKIKPGTIALHDFFKNPEATGFSISPDGNKIAWLAPWKNRLNIFVKNMSTNQTTRITGATSRDIYGYFWVGNENIVFGQDSGGDENVHTFSAAIDGSGETDLTPFENTRTNLLDDLENDTDHILITMNRDDPRVFDVYKLNVTNGELELQARNPGDIVRWMTDHKGKVRIAIANRNGQTVILYRANDSQPFHKIISVDFRTSFVPLLFDFENKKFYVSTNIDRDKQAVYLFNPETKELDHLVFEHPDVDVEQLMYSKKRKIITGTGFYTDKYHYVFFDDLREEIQNDLEALLPGYEVILTSINDDETKCIVRTYSDRSLGAGYIYDIETKKLDKIAEVSPWLDETKMAEMKPVSFTSRDGLTIHGYLTLPKGKEAKNLPVLINPHGGPWARDFWGFNPEAQFLANRGIAVMHVNFRGSTGYGRDFWEKGFKQWGLNMQNDLTDAVNWLIEQGIADPDRIAIYGASYGGYATLAGLTFTPEVYACGIDYVGPSNLFTLLETLPPYWENIRQEFYIKIGDPVRDYKLLRKISPVFHAEKIIAPLFVAQGANDPRVKKAESDQIVKALRDRGIAVEYMVKENEGHGFQNQENRFDFYEAMEKFLAKHLLQ, encoded by the coding sequence ATGAAAAAAATCAACAGAACATTTGTTGCCATCTTTGCTGCCGCCCTCTTTCTGGGGTTGACCGGCTGCTCCAGCCTCAAAACATCTTCGGATTCCGTTACAGATAATACAATCCAAAAGATTAAGCCGGGAACCATTGCACTACATGATTTCTTCAAAAATCCTGAAGCAACGGGTTTCTCGATCTCTCCCGACGGAAACAAAATTGCGTGGCTGGCCCCATGGAAAAACAGGCTCAATATATTTGTAAAAAACATGTCGACCAATCAGACGACAAGAATCACCGGGGCAACCAGCCGCGATATCTACGGTTACTTCTGGGTCGGCAATGAGAACATAGTCTTTGGGCAGGATTCCGGTGGGGACGAAAACGTACATACTTTTTCCGCTGCCATCGACGGAAGCGGAGAAACAGACCTGACTCCGTTCGAGAACACCCGTACCAACCTGCTGGACGACCTCGAAAATGATACAGACCATATCCTGATCACCATGAACAGGGACGATCCAAGAGTCTTTGATGTCTATAAATTAAATGTGACTAACGGCGAACTAGAGCTTCAGGCCCGCAACCCCGGTGATATTGTCAGGTGGATGACCGACCATAAGGGTAAAGTCCGCATAGCCATTGCCAACCGCAACGGCCAGACCGTAATCCTGTATCGCGCCAATGATTCACAGCCATTCCATAAAATTATTAGTGTCGATTTCAGAACATCTTTCGTGCCCCTGCTTTTTGATTTCGAAAACAAGAAATTCTATGTCAGCACCAACATCGACCGCGACAAACAGGCTGTATACCTCTTCAACCCGGAAACAAAAGAGCTGGACCATCTGGTATTTGAGCATCCTGACGTTGATGTAGAACAGCTTATGTATTCTAAAAAACGAAAAATTATAACCGGGACCGGATTCTACACCGACAAGTATCATTACGTCTTTTTTGATGACCTTCGTGAAGAAATCCAAAATGATCTTGAAGCCCTGCTGCCCGGTTACGAGGTTATCCTGACCTCCATAAACGACGACGAAACCAAATGCATCGTCCGCACATACTCCGACCGCAGTCTCGGGGCCGGATACATTTACGACATCGAAACCAAAAAATTGGATAAAATAGCAGAAGTCAGCCCGTGGCTTGATGAAACAAAAATGGCTGAAATGAAGCCGGTGTCTTTCACTTCCCGTGATGGTTTAACCATCCACGGCTACCTGACTCTGCCCAAAGGCAAAGAGGCAAAGAACCTTCCTGTACTGATTAATCCGCACGGCGGTCCCTGGGCTAGAGATTTTTGGGGTTTCAACCCTGAAGCACAGTTTTTGGCCAACCGCGGGATAGCCGTCATGCATGTCAACTTCCGAGGTTCAACTGGGTACGGTCGTGATTTCTGGGAAAAAGGATTCAAGCAATGGGGCCTCAACATGCAGAACGACCTCACTGACGCAGTCAACTGGCTCATTGAACAGGGAATTGCCGACCCTGACCGGATCGCGATTTATGGAGCCTCGTATGGTGGGTATGCCACTCTTGCCGGACTGACCTTTACCCCTGAGGTCTATGCCTGCGGCATTGATTATGTCGGTCCATCCAACCTGTTCACTCTGCTGGAAACACTCCCGCCTTACTGGGAAAATATAAGACAGGAATTCTACATCAAAATCGGTGATCCTGTCCGTGATTACAAACTACTGCGTAAGATTTCACCGGTCTTCCACGCGGAGAAGATCATTGCTCCGCTTTTTGTCGCTCAGGGAGCCAATGATCCGCGCGTTAAAAAAGCTGAATCAGACCAGATCGTCAAAGCATTGCGCGATCGCGGCATAGCCGTGGAGTATATGGTTAAAGAAAATGAGGGACACGGCTTCCAAAATCAGGAAAACCGCTTTGATTTTTACGAAGCCATGGAAAAATTTCTTGCTAAACACCTGTTGCAATAG
- a CDS encoding deoxyguanosinetriphosphate triphosphohydrolase produces MKWNKLLGKQRIGKDKSDAIDHDRSEFQRDFDRIIFSSAFRRLQDKTQVFPLSRSDYVRTRLTHSLETSSVGRSLGYMVGSRLIERHDLDLMPAEPATIVATACLMHDIGNPPFGHSGEDAIRDWFESTETGRNLCTWIGKKKREDFRLFEGNAQGLRNVLALQRAGNPGGMQLTCATLSAFTKYPFTSDYAGKKKKFGIFRSEVDSYSEVAEHLGLIKLDENKWARHPFAYLVEAADDICYHVVDMEDGYSLGLISFENIRDMLMDILSGDSAVLARINAMDENKEKVEYLRAMAINSLVTSSCEVFIDNEESILTGKFESSLTEEIEKAAEFSLLKKVAVEKVYNSTEVIDTEAAAYEVLWKILEFFGQIVCELHTEEKLSTKSRKSVKLLPDLYKPTEGAGIYKNTQRIVDYVSGMTDAFAVRTFNKISGISLLRR; encoded by the coding sequence ATGAAGTGGAATAAGTTGCTTGGCAAACAGAGGATCGGAAAAGACAAATCAGACGCTATTGATCATGACCGCAGTGAATTTCAGCGTGACTTCGATCGAATAATTTTTTCATCGGCTTTCAGGAGACTTCAGGATAAGACGCAGGTTTTCCCGCTTTCGCGCAGCGATTACGTGCGCACCAGGTTAACACACAGTCTTGAGACTTCCTCGGTGGGACGTTCTCTAGGTTATATGGTTGGCAGCAGGTTGATCGAAAGGCACGATCTCGATTTAATGCCCGCCGAGCCGGCAACTATAGTGGCGACCGCATGTCTTATGCATGATATCGGCAACCCGCCATTTGGACATTCCGGTGAGGATGCCATCCGCGACTGGTTTGAAAGTACTGAAACCGGACGTAATCTCTGCACGTGGATCGGTAAGAAAAAGCGTGAAGACTTCAGGCTATTTGAAGGCAACGCACAAGGACTGCGTAATGTGCTGGCCCTCCAGCGGGCTGGTAATCCGGGTGGCATGCAGCTTACCTGCGCTACTTTATCTGCTTTTACCAAATATCCGTTTACCTCTGATTATGCCGGGAAGAAAAAGAAATTCGGTATATTTCGGAGTGAAGTTGATTCCTATTCCGAGGTTGCCGAGCACCTGGGGCTTATCAAGCTTGATGAAAACAAGTGGGCGCGTCATCCCTTTGCCTACCTTGTGGAGGCTGCCGACGACATCTGCTATCACGTAGTAGACATGGAAGACGGTTATAGCCTCGGGTTGATTTCTTTTGAAAATATACGCGATATGTTGATGGATATCCTGAGTGGTGATTCCGCCGTTCTGGCACGTATTAACGCAATGGATGAGAATAAAGAGAAGGTAGAATATTTACGCGCTATGGCGATCAATTCGCTGGTCACCAGCTCCTGCGAAGTCTTTATCGATAATGAAGAGTCCATTCTTACTGGAAAATTCGAATCCAGCCTGACTGAAGAAATTGAAAAGGCCGCTGAATTCAGCCTGCTTAAAAAGGTTGCTGTCGAAAAAGTCTACAATTCTACTGAAGTTATTGATACCGAGGCAGCTGCGTATGAAGTGCTTTGGAAGATTCTTGAGTTTTTCGGGCAGATCGTCTGTGAGCTGCATACCGAAGAAAAGCTGAGCACTAAGAGCCGCAAATCGGTTAAATTGCTTCCCGACCTCTACAAACCGACAGAGGGAGCGGGGATATATAAAAATACCCAGCGGATAGTTGATTATGTATCCGGAATGACCGATGCCTTTGCGGTGCGGACTTTCAATAAAATATCCGGTATTTCTCTGCTGCGTCGGTAA
- a CDS encoding transporter substrate-binding domain-containing protein, whose translation MLEHLQKLFISALLICFVFLLIPNLGTAKKYTFVSLAYAPYSYHSNSTLKGLDVELLQECFRRMGEDLKILLVPWKRALYMGMNGQADGVFSILYTSKRGRKFFYSSPVRTETMALYVCSNSTLEFNGDLHKLKGLQLGVVRNFSYGEKFDRFVKNEVSPENIEISVSPEMSVTKLLRGRFDVMVGDKISTMGAINKLGVQGQLRQLGEPISINPIYVAFSKRHGLLKLRDRFNAAFESMYEDGTWERIMSKYGDSVDHLKDYKRNEVE comes from the coding sequence ATGCTGGAACATTTGCAAAAACTGTTTATCTCTGCATTATTGATATGCTTTGTTTTTTTGCTTATTCCGAATCTTGGAACAGCAAAGAAGTATACTTTTGTTTCTTTGGCATATGCTCCTTATTCTTATCACTCTAATAGTACCTTAAAAGGTCTTGATGTTGAGCTGCTTCAAGAATGTTTCAGGCGTATGGGTGAAGATCTGAAAATATTACTGGTACCTTGGAAACGTGCTTTATATATGGGCATGAATGGTCAGGCAGACGGTGTCTTCAGTATTCTGTATACTTCTAAACGCGGCAGGAAATTTTTTTACAGCTCTCCGGTCAGAACCGAGACTATGGCTTTGTATGTGTGCAGTAATTCAACACTTGAATTTAATGGTGATTTACATAAATTAAAGGGTCTTCAGTTAGGGGTAGTAAGGAATTTCAGCTATGGCGAGAAATTTGACCGGTTTGTGAAGAATGAAGTCTCACCTGAAAATATTGAAATAAGCGTATCTCCTGAAATGAGCGTTACCAAGCTGCTCAGGGGGCGGTTTGATGTAATGGTCGGTGATAAAATTTCAACCATGGGTGCTATAAACAAGCTGGGAGTGCAGGGGCAGCTCCGGCAGCTTGGAGAGCCTATCTCCATAAATCCTATCTATGTAGCATTTTCAAAGCGACACGGTCTTTTAAAGCTCCGTGACCGCTTCAACGCAGCTTTTGAGAGCATGTATGAAGACGGTACATGGGAACGTATTATGTCTAAATATGGTGATTCGGTGGATCACCTAAAGGATTATAAAAGAAATGAAGTGGAATAA
- a CDS encoding mercuric reductase, protein MARYDYDLGVIGGGAAGLTVAAGAAQLGVKVLLIDKEHKLGGDCLHYGCVPSKTLIRSARVRHLMGRAEDFGLPGVDRLPVDFSKVAARIQGVIDKIQVHDSVERFNSLGVEVLFGSPRFSDRHSVSLNGNRISAASWVVASGSSPAIPLIKGLADVPYLTNLDIFSLKDLPESLIVLGGGPVAVEMAQSFQRLGTKVTVIQRSKQILSREDEDMAHFVMNGMEEDGVCFILGSKINEVYASGENIRVRLESESKLRTVEGSHLLVAMGRRSNTDGLGLTDIGVKLEHGSVAVDGRMRSSVPHIYAAGDVTGKYRFTHAAGYEGGIVVSNAVFHLPRKADYTWLPWCTYTDPELASVGMNEDAAQEAGIEYKTIIEEFYSNDRALAEGEPRGRIKLLLNKKDKPIGCQIVAVHAGELLSEWVSAVNGNVRLATLAGAIHPYPTLSEVNKKVAGKLLGEKIFSDRVRKILKLLFSYRG, encoded by the coding sequence ATGGCCAGATATGATTACGACCTAGGTGTTATTGGAGGCGGAGCTGCTGGCCTGACTGTTGCCGCAGGAGCGGCCCAGCTTGGGGTGAAAGTTCTGTTGATTGACAAAGAGCACAAACTTGGTGGTGATTGTCTGCATTATGGATGCGTGCCCAGCAAGACTTTGATACGTAGTGCCCGGGTTCGTCATCTGATGGGAAGGGCGGAAGATTTCGGTTTGCCGGGAGTTGATCGTCTGCCGGTTGATTTCTCCAAGGTCGCAGCCCGCATTCAGGGAGTCATCGATAAAATACAGGTTCACGATTCGGTCGAACGGTTTAACTCACTGGGAGTTGAGGTCCTTTTCGGTTCACCCCGTTTTTCTGACAGGCATTCGGTTTCCCTGAACGGCAACAGAATTTCTGCCGCTTCATGGGTAGTCGCCAGTGGTTCATCTCCAGCCATTCCGTTAATAAAAGGGTTGGCCGATGTGCCATACCTGACTAATCTGGATATTTTCTCGTTAAAGGACTTACCGGAGTCGTTGATTGTCCTCGGTGGCGGTCCTGTCGCTGTGGAGATGGCCCAATCTTTTCAGCGGCTGGGAACCAAGGTGACGGTAATTCAGCGCAGCAAACAGATTCTCAGCCGAGAAGATGAAGACATGGCCCATTTTGTCATGAATGGTATGGAAGAAGACGGAGTATGTTTTATTCTTGGCTCGAAAATTAACGAAGTCTATGCTTCCGGTGAAAATATCAGGGTCCGGCTGGAATCCGAATCCAAGTTGCGAACCGTTGAAGGAAGCCACCTGCTGGTTGCCATGGGCCGCAGGTCCAATACGGATGGGTTGGGATTAACAGATATAGGTGTTAAGCTTGAACATGGATCTGTTGCGGTTGATGGGCGTATGCGTAGCTCCGTCCCGCATATTTATGCTGCCGGGGATGTGACCGGGAAATACCGCTTCACACATGCCGCTGGTTACGAGGGTGGAATTGTCGTTTCCAATGCCGTTTTTCATTTACCACGCAAGGCAGATTATACATGGTTGCCGTGGTGTACCTATACCGACCCGGAGCTGGCAAGTGTCGGCATGAACGAAGACGCTGCGCAGGAAGCAGGCATTGAATATAAAACAATAATTGAAGAATTTTATTCCAACGATCGTGCTTTGGCGGAAGGTGAACCCCGGGGGCGGATTAAATTGCTGCTGAATAAAAAAGACAAACCCATTGGATGCCAGATTGTTGCAGTCCATGCCGGGGAACTGCTCTCCGAATGGGTTTCGGCTGTGAATGGTAACGTTAGGCTGGCAACTCTGGCAGGGGCTATACATCCTTATCCAACCCTGTCTGAGGTGAATAAGAAGGTCGCCGGAAAACTGCTTGGTGAAAAGATATTTTCTGACCGGGTACGTAAAATTTTGAAGCTTCTTTTTTCTTACCGTGGATAG
- a CDS encoding glucokinase encodes MGLVLAIDIGGTNSRFAAFKTGPCHQLVMKETVWFSSVEAQSFDHLMDMLAASDFPYSPSDFDVTVIAVAGPVLGGGYCDITNVNWDVDFRGGYEKYGFRSAVLINDFAAQAYACRTPAVDGCRVIHAAEVSPTGTVGVVGAGTGLGHCALVPVPVSELGYVPVPSEAGHISFPCQTPEELDFCRFVMDKRNLSYCCGDEVLTGRGLNILHLYLTGEDLEPREVAAKMKQGNETLEWYSRFLARCCRNYAISVCATGGLYIAGGIVAKNPFVVEHPVFMDEFLDSSSMGDYLKQVPVFLNDNQESGLYGAGLRGVLHV; translated from the coding sequence ATGGGATTAGTTCTTGCCATTGATATTGGAGGCACCAACAGCAGGTTTGCCGCTTTTAAGACCGGACCATGTCATCAGTTGGTCATGAAAGAAACGGTATGGTTTTCCAGTGTTGAAGCCCAAAGTTTTGACCACCTTATGGACATGCTGGCTGCAAGTGATTTTCCGTATTCGCCTTCAGATTTTGATGTTACCGTCATTGCAGTGGCAGGCCCGGTTCTGGGGGGGGGCTACTGCGATATCACCAACGTGAATTGGGATGTCGATTTTCGGGGTGGGTATGAAAAATATGGTTTTAGATCTGCTGTTCTGATTAATGACTTTGCAGCGCAGGCTTATGCCTGCCGTACTCCGGCCGTGGATGGATGCAGGGTTATCCATGCGGCAGAGGTTTCACCGACGGGAACTGTCGGTGTTGTCGGTGCCGGGACCGGACTGGGGCATTGCGCGCTGGTTCCTGTCCCCGTATCTGAACTCGGTTACGTGCCTGTCCCGTCTGAAGCCGGACATATTTCCTTTCCCTGCCAGACACCTGAGGAACTTGATTTTTGCAGGTTTGTTATGGACAAGCGCAATCTGTCATATTGTTGTGGTGACGAGGTCCTCACTGGACGCGGATTGAATATTTTACATCTGTACCTGACCGGGGAAGATCTGGAGCCACGCGAGGTTGCCGCAAAAATGAAGCAGGGCAACGAGACTCTGGAATGGTACTCACGGTTTTTGGCCCGCTGTTGCCGAAATTATGCCATAAGCGTTTGCGCTACCGGCGGTCTGTATATTGCCGGGGGGATTGTGGCTAAAAATCCTTTTGTGGTCGAACATCCTGTTTTTATGGATGAATTTCTCGACTCCAGTTCTATGGGTGATTACCTGAAACAGGTTCCGGTATTTTTAAACGACAATCAGGAAAGTGGACTTTACGGTGCCGGTCTGCGCGGTGTGCTGCATGTTTAA
- a CDS encoding MotA/TolQ/ExbB proton channel family protein, with protein MNKKNLIGVIVASTVFAGSFWFSGGIALYWNAAALAIVISGLAVAVLLSYPVEQLRLAFRVVQDSYSTRLATHEEIVETLLDLSVRSKMDGMLSLEKAGEKTTISFLRNALMLLVDNFEEDEIKDCLKTEMSFFNMRRSESERVFQSMARFAPAFGVAGSVIGLIGLLMGIDNPAMILQHIPVAFISTLYGVIFSNMIFAPMAETVRCRTRNELINQKMILDGVIAIKKEQNPYKLERKLGAFLDADDREEKAEALRNITRKYIKMRRDEKKSKDKILHEVPLVKAKAS; from the coding sequence ATGAATAAGAAGAATTTAATCGGCGTAATCGTTGCCTCTACTGTCTTCGCAGGAAGTTTCTGGTTTAGCGGAGGAATAGCGCTCTATTGGAATGCGGCTGCTCTTGCCATAGTTATTTCAGGCCTTGCTGTGGCGGTTTTGCTCAGTTATCCGGTGGAACAGCTGCGTTTGGCTTTCCGAGTTGTACAGGACAGTTATTCCACCCGTCTGGCCACACATGAGGAAATTGTGGAAACCCTGCTTGATCTGAGTGTGCGTTCTAAAATGGATGGTATGCTGTCCCTTGAGAAAGCTGGCGAGAAAACCACCATATCTTTCCTGCGAAATGCGCTTATGCTGCTGGTTGATAATTTTGAGGAAGATGAGATCAAGGATTGCCTCAAAACTGAGATGTCATTTTTTAACATGCGCCGCAGCGAATCCGAACGTGTATTTCAATCCATGGCCCGTTTTGCTCCGGCATTCGGTGTTGCAGGATCTGTTATCGGGTTGATCGGGCTGCTTATGGGGATCGACAACCCGGCCATGATTTTACAACATATACCGGTTGCGTTTATCTCCACTCTCTATGGAGTAATTTTCAGTAACATGATTTTCGCTCCCATGGCCGAAACAGTGCGTTGCCGTACCCGCAACGAACTGATCAACCAGAAGATGATTCTGGACGGAGTTATCGCTATCAAGAAAGAACAGAACCCCTATAAACTTGAGCGAAAACTTGGCGCATTCCTTGATGCGGATGACCGTGAAGAAAAAGCTGAAGCACTTAGGAATATTACTCGCAAGTACATCAAGATGCGCAGGGATGAAAAAAAGTCCAAGGATAAGATTCTTCATGAAGTCCCTTTAGTGAAGGCTAAGGCCTCATAA
- a CDS encoding OmpA family protein, with protein MKFDDLKHELELMEFNSGDSDTSGMNGWAVPWSDLMMVMFVLFVVLFIYSQSKENIKVIFEGNAQSQVAVNPADELVEMISFHREAMSSSARVVMSPEDVLYRSDDGAVSMKEEDGELKIVMRGNAFFAPGKSSFELKTRQYLDEVAEVLKTSTHAIHIVGHTDSSDAAQAGRESVFELSATRAAKVAEYFINQKSIDPVRIIVSGRGGSAPELPGDMGKVQGNNRRVEIVVINTDVNAK; from the coding sequence ATGAAATTTGACGATTTGAAACATGAACTTGAGCTGATGGAATTTAATTCCGGAGATTCGGATACTTCCGGCATGAATGGCTGGGCGGTTCCGTGGTCGGACCTCATGATGGTTATGTTTGTGCTTTTTGTAGTGCTGTTTATCTACAGCCAGTCCAAGGAAAATATTAAAGTCATTTTCGAGGGTAACGCACAATCTCAGGTTGCTGTTAATCCGGCTGATGAACTCGTTGAAATGATTTCATTCCACCGTGAAGCCATGTCCAGCTCAGCAAGAGTGGTCATGAGCCCTGAAGATGTTCTCTATCGCAGTGACGACGGTGCTGTGAGCATGAAAGAGGAAGACGGTGAACTGAAAATCGTTATGCGCGGCAATGCTTTTTTTGCTCCGGGCAAGAGCAGTTTTGAGCTTAAGACCAGACAATATCTTGATGAAGTCGCAGAAGTGCTGAAGACCAGCACTCACGCCATTCATATCGTCGGCCATACCGACTCTTCCGACGCAGCACAGGCAGGCAGGGAGTCTGTTTTCGAGCTTTCCGCAACCAGAGCAGCAAAGGTTGCTGAATATTTTATCAATCAAAAATCAATAGACCCTGTCCGCATAATTGTCAGCGGGCGAGGCGGCTCAGCACCTGAATTACCCGGTGATATGGGCAAGGTTCAGGGTAACAACCGCAGGGTTGAGATTGTGGTTATCAATACTGATGTCAATGCCAAGTAA
- a CDS encoding MBL fold metallo-hydrolase gives MKVCIWGARGSLSATFNAERARAKVKAALEIAVEKGIDSTTDLDKFIDNELPFPVRGSYGTNTPCIQVEGQGDDYIICDCGTGLRDLGNKVMADRKGAPGAHFHILMSHLHWDHVQGFPFFVPAYIPGNKITFYGGHPNIESVLRNQQSEPCFPVHFDNLAAEFDFIRLKSGQKFELAGVSIEVKAQYHPGGSFGYRFEKDGKSAVYSTDCEHKSATALTDKGFADFFKNADLLIMDAQYSFAEANSIKEDWGHSNNIIAVELSGIAKVKTLCLFHQEPVLDDFQLQKFLEDTREFSKLAEFRPEKIIMAQDGLCIDL, from the coding sequence ATGAAGGTTTGCATCTGGGGCGCACGTGGGTCCCTGTCTGCCACATTTAATGCCGAAAGGGCCAGAGCAAAAGTTAAGGCTGCGCTTGAGATTGCTGTTGAAAAAGGCATTGATTCAACAACAGATCTTGATAAGTTTATTGACAATGAGCTACCTTTTCCCGTTCGGGGTTCTTACGGAACCAATACTCCTTGTATTCAAGTTGAAGGTCAGGGTGACGACTATATCATCTGTGACTGCGGGACCGGGCTGCGTGACTTAGGTAATAAAGTCATGGCCGACCGGAAGGGTGCTCCCGGAGCCCATTTCCATATTCTGATGTCCCATCTGCATTGGGATCATGTTCAAGGTTTCCCCTTTTTCGTTCCAGCCTACATACCCGGCAATAAAATTACTTTTTACGGTGGCCATCCAAATATCGAATCCGTCCTGCGCAATCAGCAGAGTGAACCCTGCTTCCCGGTACATTTCGATAATCTGGCAGCTGAATTTGATTTTATCCGTTTGAAGTCGGGGCAGAAATTCGAACTGGCCGGGGTGAGCATTGAGGTTAAGGCTCAGTATCATCCTGGCGGGTCTTTCGGGTACCGCTTTGAGAAAGACGGAAAATCGGCTGTATATTCTACAGATTGCGAACATAAAAGTGCTACAGCACTGACTGATAAGGGCTTCGCAGACTTTTTCAAGAATGCCGACCTCTTGATTATGGACGCCCAGTACTCATTTGCCGAGGCCAACTCAATAAAGGAAGACTGGGGTCATTCAAACAATATCATTGCCGTGGAGCTCTCAGGCATTGCCAAGGTCAAAACACTCTGTCTGTTTCATCAAGAGCCTGTGCTGGATGATTTTCAGTTACAGAAGTTTTTGGAAGATACCAGGGAGTTTTCAAAACTGGCCGAGTTCAGGCCGGAGAAGATAATAATGGCGCAGGACGGCCTGTGCATTGATTTATAG